A genomic region of Pseudomonas sp. RSB 5.4 contains the following coding sequences:
- a CDS encoding GGDEF domain-containing protein, with translation MKSPSQTNAIDFDSAKLQRLGFGQLPPLLDRPASLAQLRQQMSLQLQTSLEPQRILGLFFREVQRLVPLDALMYVHSASDLRLEFGARGHHSVSYSLSHEGEHLGELVFRRNQRFSEQDQGNLESLLSSLLFPMRNALLYRAATQSALRDPLTGTGNRIAMEQTLQREIDMSRRHLQPLSVLMLDIDHFKRVNDSHGHSAGDDVLKAVAASIKGQLRNVDMVFRYGGEEFVILLSNTGRDAAAMVGERLRHAAQTAEYFADSQLIDLTVSLGCSTLLPGESADSLLRRADSALYVAKREGRNRLAMAG, from the coding sequence ATGAAATCACCTTCCCAGACCAATGCAATTGACTTTGACAGTGCCAAATTGCAACGCCTGGGCTTTGGTCAGCTGCCTCCGCTTCTGGATCGCCCGGCCAGTCTGGCGCAACTGCGTCAGCAAATGAGCCTGCAACTGCAAACCAGTCTTGAGCCGCAACGAATACTCGGTCTGTTTTTTCGCGAAGTTCAGCGCCTGGTGCCGCTGGACGCCTTGATGTATGTGCATTCGGCCAGCGATCTGCGCCTGGAATTCGGCGCGCGCGGTCACCATTCGGTCAGCTACAGCCTCAGCCACGAAGGCGAGCACTTGGGCGAACTGGTGTTCCGCCGCAACCAGCGTTTCAGCGAGCAGGACCAGGGCAACCTCGAGTCCCTGCTGTCGTCGCTGTTGTTCCCGATGCGCAACGCCCTGCTCTATCGCGCCGCGACGCAAAGTGCGCTGCGCGATCCGTTGACCGGAACCGGCAACCGCATCGCCATGGAGCAGACCCTGCAACGCGAGATCGACATGTCACGTCGACACCTGCAACCGTTGTCGGTGCTGATGCTCGACATCGACCACTTCAAACGGGTCAACGACAGCCACGGGCACAGCGCCGGGGATGACGTGCTCAAAGCGGTGGCGGCGTCGATCAAGGGTCAGTTACGTAACGTCGACATGGTGTTTCGCTATGGCGGGGAAGAGTTTGTGATCCTGCTGTCCAACACCGGCCGGGACGCGGCGGCCATGGTGGGCGAACGTCTTCGCCATGCCGCACAGACTGCGGAATATTTCGCGGACAGCCAGTTGATCGACCTGACCGTGAGCCTTGGCTGCTCGACGCTGCTGCCCGGGGAATCAGCCGACAGCCTGCTGCGCCGGGCCGACAGTGCGCTGTATGTGGCCAAGCGCGAGGGGCGTAACCGCCTGGCGATGGCTGGCTGA
- a CDS encoding iron-containing redox enzyme family protein produces the protein MIDTFNRTGPLMEAASYPAWAQQLITDCSESKRRVVEHELYMRMRDNKLSAKTMRQYLIGGWPVVEQFALYMAQNLTKTRFARHPGEDMARRWLMRNIRVELNHADYWLNWSRAHGVSLEDLQAQQVPPELHALSHWCWHTSSADSLIVAIAATNYAIEGATGEWSALVCSTGVYAAAFPEEDRKRAMKWLKMHAQYDDAHPWEALEIICTLAGMNPSKALQAELRQAVCKSYDYMYLFLERCMQLETAERALHGRERRALVES, from the coding sequence GTGATCGACACATTCAACCGAACCGGACCACTCATGGAAGCTGCAAGTTATCCCGCCTGGGCTCAACAGCTCATAACGGATTGCAGCGAGAGCAAGCGCCGGGTTGTCGAACATGAACTGTACATGCGCATGCGCGATAACAAGCTCAGTGCGAAAACCATGCGCCAGTACCTGATCGGGGGCTGGCCAGTCGTCGAACAGTTTGCGTTGTATATGGCACAGAACCTGACCAAGACCAGGTTTGCCCGTCATCCTGGGGAGGATATGGCGCGCCGCTGGCTGATGCGCAACATCCGCGTCGAACTCAATCATGCCGACTACTGGCTGAACTGGAGTCGCGCGCATGGCGTCAGCCTGGAGGATCTGCAGGCCCAGCAAGTCCCGCCGGAACTGCACGCCCTGAGTCACTGGTGCTGGCATACGAGCTCGGCCGATTCGCTGATCGTCGCCATCGCCGCCACCAACTACGCCATCGAGGGTGCGACCGGGGAGTGGTCGGCGCTGGTCTGCTCTACCGGGGTGTACGCCGCGGCGTTCCCGGAAGAAGACCGCAAGCGTGCGATGAAGTGGCTGAAGATGCATGCCCAGTACGACGACGCCCACCCATGGGAAGCGCTGGAAATCATCTGCACGCTGGCAGGCATGAACCCGAGCAAGGCGCTGCAGGCCGAACTGCGTCAGGCGGTGTGCAAGAGTTACGACTACATGTACCTGTTCCTTGAGCGCTGCATGCAACTGGAAACTGCCGAGCGGGCGTTGCACGGGCGTGAACGCCGGGCACTTGTAGAGAGCTGA
- a CDS encoding EAL domain-containing protein, producing the protein MKQKRTLGTPRLLGIVWPFIAVVLFQALLGGVSLYVLSAVRGYVAGESLWSKGQKDAIYYLNLYADSRDEAIFLKYKEAIAVPQGGHQLRLALDRQPPDLQAAREGILKGGNHPDDVSSLIWLYLNFRHFSYLETAIDRWTIGDAYLVQLDNVAREMHQGISENIATPADIQHWKAQIFAINDGVTPAAKAFSDALGEGSRMILRLLLFTNLATALGLIVLALLRTHKLLKQRHAFAQALQLEKDRAHITLQSIGDGVITTDVNGAIDYMNPAAEAMTHWKSEHAAGLPLAALFNLLDDNAQAEGLTLIEHILSGQLVGGSEHSKLIQRLDGSTVSVTLVGAPIRNAEKVIGTVLVLHDMTQERQYIANLSWQATHDALTGLANRREFEYRLEQALHNLTRQPGRHALMFLDLDQFKLVNDTCGHAAGDELLRHICTLLQSGLRESDTLARLGGDEFGILLENCAPDAAEKIAESLRQTVQNLHFVWKGRPFLTTVSIGLVHIAQTPTTLEASLRAADMACYMAKEKGRNRVQVYHADDSELSLRFGEMAWVQRLHMALEENRFCLYAQEIAPLGSTAEGGGHIEILLRLHDEAGRMILPDSFIPAAERYGLMSQLDRWVVENVFKVIAQCIAEQHEGPLAMCAINLSGITIGDDAFLHFLREQFVVYAIPPEMICFEITETSAIANLGSAIRFINELKGLGCYFSLDDFCAGMSSFAYLKHLPVDFLKIDGSFVKDMLDDPINRAMVEVINHIGHVMGKQTIAEFVETTQIEQALLEIGVDYAQGYVIERPQLFTCDSLQSRPARPQPLLFKAPGTFR; encoded by the coding sequence CGCGGCTATGTCGCCGGCGAGAGTCTCTGGTCCAAGGGCCAGAAGGACGCCATCTATTACCTGAACCTGTATGCCGACAGCCGCGACGAGGCGATCTTCCTCAAATACAAGGAAGCGATTGCCGTGCCTCAGGGCGGTCACCAGTTGCGTCTGGCGCTGGATCGCCAGCCGCCGGATCTGCAGGCAGCACGGGAGGGGATCCTCAAGGGCGGCAACCATCCTGATGATGTGTCGAGCCTGATCTGGCTGTACCTCAATTTTCGTCATTTCAGTTATCTGGAAACCGCGATCGACCGCTGGACCATCGGCGACGCCTATCTGGTGCAACTGGACAATGTCGCGCGCGAGATGCATCAGGGCATCAGCGAAAACATCGCGACGCCGGCTGATATCCAGCACTGGAAAGCGCAGATCTTTGCCATTAACGACGGTGTGACGCCGGCGGCCAAGGCGTTCAGCGATGCCTTGGGCGAAGGCTCGCGGATGATCCTGCGCCTGCTGTTGTTCACCAACCTGGCCACAGCGCTGGGGTTGATCGTGCTGGCATTGTTGCGCACCCACAAACTGCTCAAGCAGCGCCATGCCTTTGCCCAGGCGCTGCAGCTGGAGAAGGATCGGGCGCACATCACTCTGCAATCGATTGGCGACGGGGTGATCACCACCGATGTCAACGGCGCGATCGATTACATGAACCCTGCGGCCGAAGCCATGACGCACTGGAAGTCCGAGCACGCAGCGGGGCTGCCTCTGGCCGCGTTGTTCAATCTCCTGGACGACAACGCGCAGGCCGAAGGGCTGACGCTGATCGAGCATATTCTCAGCGGCCAACTGGTCGGCGGCAGCGAGCACTCCAAGCTGATCCAGCGCCTGGACGGCAGTACGGTTTCTGTGACGCTGGTGGGCGCGCCGATCCGCAATGCCGAGAAGGTTATCGGTACGGTGCTGGTGCTGCATGACATGACTCAGGAACGGCAGTACATCGCCAACTTGTCGTGGCAGGCGACCCACGATGCCCTGACCGGTCTGGCCAACCGCCGCGAATTCGAGTATCGCCTGGAGCAGGCCCTGCACAACCTGACGCGCCAGCCCGGTCGGCATGCGCTGATGTTCCTTGATCTGGACCAGTTCAAACTGGTCAACGACACCTGTGGTCACGCCGCCGGCGATGAGTTGCTGCGGCATATCTGCACCCTGTTGCAATCGGGCTTGCGCGAGAGCGACACCCTGGCGCGGCTGGGTGGCGACGAGTTCGGCATTCTGCTGGAGAACTGCGCCCCGGATGCCGCCGAGAAAATCGCCGAGAGCCTGCGCCAGACCGTTCAGAACCTGCACTTCGTGTGGAAGGGACGGCCGTTTTTGACCACTGTGAGCATCGGCCTGGTGCACATCGCCCAGACCCCGACCACCCTCGAAGCGTCATTGCGCGCGGCCGACATGGCTTGCTACATGGCCAAGGAAAAGGGCCGCAACCGGGTGCAGGTCTATCACGCCGATGATTCCGAACTGTCGCTGCGCTTCGGCGAAATGGCCTGGGTGCAGCGCCTGCACATGGCACTGGAAGAAAACCGCTTCTGCCTTTATGCCCAGGAAATCGCTCCGCTGGGTTCCACGGCGGAGGGCGGCGGGCACATCGAAATACTCTTGCGTCTGCATGACGAGGCCGGGCGGATGATCCTGCCGGACAGTTTCATCCCGGCGGCCGAACGATATGGCCTGATGAGTCAACTGGACCGTTGGGTCGTCGAGAATGTTTTTAAAGTCATTGCCCAATGTATTGCCGAACAACATGAAGGTCCGTTGGCAATGTGTGCGATTAATCTTTCAGGCATTACTATCGGAGATGACGCGTTCTTGCACTTCCTGCGTGAACAGTTTGTTGTTTACGCCATACCACCTGAAATGATTTGTTTTGAAATTACTGAAACCAGTGCAATTGCAAATCTCGGGAGTGCAATTCGATTTATTAATGAACTCAAAGGCTTAGGTTGTTACTTCTCCCTTGATGACTTTTGTGCCGGAATGTCTTCATTCGCTTATTTGAAACATTTGCCTGTAGACTTCCTGAAGATCGACGGGAGTTTCGTAAAGGATATGCTGGACGACCCGATTAACCGCGCTATGGTCGAAGTGATCAATCACATCGGGCATGTCATGGGTAAGCAGACAATTGCCGAGTTTGTCGAGACAACCCAGATCGAGCAGGCATTGCTTGAAATCGGGGTGGATTACGCTCAGGGTTATGTCATCGAACGCCCGCAGTTGTTTACCTGCGACAGTTTGCAAAGTCGGCCCGCCAGACCGCAGCCGTTGTTGTTCAAGGCGCCTGGCACGTTCCGTTGA